One genomic window of Halovivax cerinus includes the following:
- a CDS encoding type II secretion system F family protein encodes MSLDGHTGTDQRFGDSDALGDTFYPLYAKLFSDDSQFVSDIETKLAQARMTDTVEMYLSRAIGIGFISGLFLWILGLLIGWGLFGTGIITVDTIIGVPVPNEQVLSLWEAIKIPVLIVGCGLVFGSLGFLLGFGSLVAVPYSGASARKREINMLLTDSVSFMYALSVGGLNQLEILQAMAEADDTYGEVSKEFQNIVNETEYFDTDYRTAIRNQAIETPSDELSQFLTDMLSIVNSGGDMESFLSDKKEKHMRTAKQQQELTLETLELFGEMYMTLSLFPLLLIIILVVMQMIPNSNASPNMIFVAVYGLIPLTGVGFIILVSTVKHDEVGDGYLSPDGGHERLEATRNSGLLNLGLIEQFTGDHRVFDRIKNREGTHETMVVLKRPHHFFREHPLMTLTLTVPAILVVLTAAMVQGVVPTTWSGLVDDPVWGTFVYVYLPVYVTLVPLAIFYEWNVRTRHAVVATLSEDLRKLSSANDTGLTLLESLQSVASTTSGALAREFEVMHTKVNYGMNLKEAMIEFNNKYHIPRLARSVKLITKAQEASNQISNVLRTAARASENHDDIERDRKSRTRMQVVIIIMTFMTMLAVIAILQTQFLNTMADLGSSASGDSSALEGSSGPMSQMNLTESVDVEQMGLLFFHAITLHAILSGFISGYIRDANLLSGLKYVIALSTIALVAWAFVT; translated from the coding sequence ATGAGTCTGGACGGACACACCGGAACCGATCAGCGGTTCGGCGATTCCGATGCGCTCGGAGACACGTTCTATCCGCTCTACGCGAAGCTCTTTTCCGACGACAGTCAGTTCGTCTCGGACATCGAGACGAAACTCGCACAGGCGCGCATGACGGATACCGTCGAGATGTACCTCTCCAGGGCGATCGGTATCGGGTTCATCAGTGGGCTCTTCCTGTGGATTCTTGGGTTACTTATCGGCTGGGGGCTGTTCGGGACGGGAATCATCACGGTAGATACGATCATCGGCGTTCCCGTCCCCAACGAGCAGGTGCTCTCGCTGTGGGAGGCGATCAAGATCCCGGTACTGATCGTCGGGTGCGGACTCGTCTTCGGTTCCCTCGGCTTCCTCCTCGGGTTCGGCTCCCTGGTCGCCGTCCCCTACTCGGGAGCCTCGGCGCGGAAACGAGAGATCAACATGTTGCTCACCGACTCCGTGTCGTTCATGTACGCCCTGTCGGTCGGCGGCCTGAACCAGCTCGAGATCCTCCAGGCGATGGCCGAGGCGGACGACACCTACGGAGAAGTGTCGAAAGAGTTCCAGAATATCGTCAACGAGACGGAGTACTTCGATACGGACTACCGGACGGCTATTCGCAACCAGGCGATCGAGACGCCGAGCGACGAACTGTCGCAGTTTCTGACCGACATGCTCTCGATCGTCAACAGTGGCGGTGACATGGAGAGTTTCCTCTCCGATAAGAAAGAAAAGCACATGCGGACGGCTAAACAGCAACAGGAACTCACACTCGAGACGCTCGAGTTGTTCGGCGAGATGTACATGACGCTCTCGCTGTTTCCGCTGTTGCTGATAATTATCCTGGTGGTGATGCAGATGATACCGAACTCGAACGCATCGCCGAATATGATATTCGTCGCCGTCTACGGGTTGATTCCGCTCACCGGCGTCGGCTTCATCATCCTCGTCTCGACGGTCAAACACGACGAAGTCGGTGACGGCTATCTCAGTCCGGACGGCGGTCACGAGCGACTCGAGGCGACGCGGAACAGCGGGTTACTCAACCTCGGGTTGATCGAACAGTTCACCGGGGACCACCGGGTGTTCGATCGGATCAAGAATCGAGAAGGGACTCACGAGACGATGGTGGTGCTCAAACGACCCCACCACTTCTTCAGAGAGCACCCGCTGATGACGCTCACGCTGACTGTTCCAGCCATACTGGTCGTCCTCACAGCGGCGATGGTACAGGGCGTCGTCCCGACGACGTGGAGCGGCCTGGTCGACGATCCCGTGTGGGGGACGTTCGTGTACGTCTACCTGCCAGTGTACGTCACCCTCGTTCCGCTGGCTATCTTCTACGAGTGGAACGTCAGAACCCGCCACGCGGTGGTGGCAACGCTCTCCGAGGATCTCCGAAAGCTCTCCAGTGCCAACGACACGGGACTCACGTTGTTAGAATCGCTCCAGTCCGTCGCGTCGACGACGAGCGGTGCACTCGCCCGCGAGTTCGAGGTGATGCACACCAAGGTCAACTACGGGATGAACCTGAAAGAAGCGATGATCGAGTTCAACAACAAATATCACATCCCGCGACTCGCACGCTCGGTCAAACTGATCACCAAGGCCCAGGAGGCGTCGAACCAGATCTCGAACGTCCTCAGGACGGCGGCCCGGGCCAGCGAGAATCACGACGACATCGAACGCGACCGCAAGTCACGAACGCGCATGCAGGTCGTGATCATCATCATGACGTTCATGACGATGCTCGCAGTCATCGCTATCCTCCAGACGCAGTTCCTCAATACGATGGCCGACCTTGGGTCGAGTGCGAGCGGCGACTCCTCGGCCCTCGAGGGGTCGAGCGGACCGATGTCGCAGATGAACCTGACGGAGAGCGTCGACGTCGAGCAGATGGGGCTGTTGTTCTTCCACGCCATCACCTTACACGCCATCCTCTCCGGGTTCATCAGCGGCTACATTCGCGACGCCAACCTGTTGAGTGGATTGAAGTACGTCATCGCCCTCTCGACGATCGCACTGGTCGCCTGGGCATTCGTCACGTGA
- a CDS encoding DUF7287 family protein produces the protein MKPTIEHDRPTDATTDRYRRRDRAQTVQDFAVGIGIFLLAVAFVFTFVPTIITPFEDAGGADAAQADRIAATIVEDASTSGPTNELDWSEFDGGTYDEDSSEDLADELGLRVTDSGNAITRVNITLVEIETVAHSNPTVRAGGGDDYDDQVGASATRIVTTDSISNCDPACQLVVRVW, from the coding sequence ATGAAGCCGACAATCGAACACGACCGTCCGACCGACGCCACGACCGATCGGTACCGACGTCGGGACCGCGCCCAGACCGTGCAGGATTTCGCGGTCGGCATCGGAATCTTCCTGCTGGCCGTGGCGTTCGTCTTCACGTTCGTCCCGACGATTATCACCCCGTTCGAGGACGCGGGCGGAGCGGATGCCGCACAGGCAGACCGCATCGCCGCGACGATCGTCGAAGACGCGTCGACGTCCGGGCCGACCAACGAACTCGACTGGAGCGAGTTCGATGGGGGGACCTACGACGAGGATTCGAGCGAGGACCTCGCCGATGAGCTCGGACTTCGAGTAACGGATTCGGGGAACGCGATCACTCGCGTGAACATCACGCTGGTCGAAATCGAGACCGTCGCACACTCGAATCCCACGGTCCGAGCGGGTGGTGGCGACGACTACGACGACCAGGTTGGGGCGAGCGCGACGAGAATCGTGACCACTGACAGCATCAGTAACTGCGATCCCGCCTGTCAACTGGTGGTGAGAGTATGGTGA
- a CDS encoding DUF7288 family protein → MVTPGPPDPAGRDRGQAFTLEGFASAIIVLTAVLFALQAVVITPTTGGAVDRAALSQEEQEVRDVLLVGAENDDLSELVRNWNTSTKSWDDSTRSSQTGAYNSTEFAATSDFGTIVHEHFANSSGKSYNLDFITQNGSSRDVEHIVRMGGGSSESVVSASYTVTIHDEQPFTGGSGDVGDSNTNYPFRPGTDDYTVVEVQLTVW, encoded by the coding sequence ATGGTGACTCCGGGACCACCTGATCCCGCCGGCCGAGATCGCGGACAAGCGTTCACTCTGGAAGGGTTCGCGAGCGCGATCATCGTCCTGACGGCGGTCCTGTTCGCCCTCCAGGCCGTCGTCATCACACCGACGACCGGCGGCGCCGTCGACCGGGCCGCCCTCTCCCAGGAAGAACAGGAGGTGCGCGACGTGCTCCTCGTCGGAGCCGAGAACGACGATCTCTCGGAACTCGTCCGTAACTGGAACACATCGACGAAGTCCTGGGACGATTCGACGCGATCGAGTCAAACCGGCGCGTACAACAGCACCGAATTCGCCGCGACGAGCGACTTCGGAACGATCGTCCACGAGCACTTCGCCAATTCGAGCGGAAAGTCGTACAATCTGGATTTCATCACACAAAACGGTAGTTCGAGAGACGTCGAACACATCGTCAGGATGGGCGGCGGCAGTTCCGAGTCCGTCGTCTCGGCGAGTTACACCGTCACGATACACGACGAACAGCCGTTTACCGGTGGGTCTGGAGACGTAGGAGATTCGAATACGAACTATCCGTTCCGTCCTGGAACGGACGACTACACGGTCGTGGAGGTGCAGTTGACCGTATGGTGA
- a CDS encoding DUF7261 family protein, giving the protein MVTEDTRVDRGQLLLVGAISLAFILLGVVMVFNSVQYTETINSGSATDDVQEIRTVESEIRTGLQVLDNRGEISTDSDVEEYIADYYAQEKTRQRPVHITVESANAGTDTVTIRYTTEDITVTHEVNW; this is encoded by the coding sequence ATGGTGACCGAGGACACCCGCGTCGACCGCGGACAACTCCTGCTCGTCGGCGCGATCTCGCTGGCGTTCATCCTGCTCGGCGTCGTGATGGTCTTCAACAGCGTCCAGTACACGGAGACCATCAACAGCGGGAGTGCGACTGACGACGTACAGGAGATACGGACGGTGGAATCGGAGATTCGGACGGGATTGCAGGTACTGGATAACCGGGGAGAGATCAGCACCGACTCAGACGTCGAAGAGTACATCGCGGATTACTATGCACAGGAAAAAACCCGGCAACGGCCAGTACACATCACCGTCGAATCCGCTAACGCAGGGACTGATACCGTCACTATACGGTACACCACCGAAGACATCACCGTCACACACGAGGTGAACTGGTGA
- a CDS encoding DUF7266 family protein produces MILERDERGVSIAVTHVLTVGITAILISGLLIAGSSLLETEQERSTESALETIGERLASEIAAVDQTTEPSDTVRVNTSHPRTVSGSGYRVALADGSTCTGYPLVDTEPCVILEADGEDVTVAVPLAVDSGVDTSVEVRGGTIEITRRASGDLTLEDYP; encoded by the coding sequence ATGATCCTCGAACGAGACGAACGCGGCGTTTCGATCGCCGTCACGCACGTCCTGACGGTCGGGATCACGGCCATCCTGATCTCCGGGCTCCTGATCGCCGGTTCGTCACTGCTCGAGACGGAGCAAGAGCGCTCGACCGAGTCTGCGCTCGAGACGATCGGCGAACGACTCGCGAGCGAGATCGCCGCCGTCGATCAGACCACCGAGCCAAGCGACACCGTGAGAGTGAACACGTCCCACCCGCGGACCGTTTCAGGGTCCGGATACCGGGTCGCCCTCGCAGACGGGAGTACCTGCACAGGCTATCCGCTCGTCGACACTGAGCCCTGCGTGATCCTCGAAGCCGACGGCGAGGACGTGACCGTCGCCGTTCCCCTCGCGGTCGACTCCGGTGTGGACACGAGCGTCGAGGTCCGTGGCGGAACGATCGAGATCACGAGGAGGGCCAGTGGAGATCTCACACTGGAGGACTATCCATGA
- a CDS encoding DUF7289 family protein: MIDRTSGHDDRGVTELVGFVIIFGIIISSVGILYMTGFSAMGDVQDHEQTRNAERAMDALGENLNDVVRSEGVTYRAGELSLRSGTISSNSTGTWVNVSVDGQNNPVATANGTFSYESGETTLYYEGGAITRDTAAGGWPISDPPIRCRSDTAIVSLVDLQVDESSVTADGTRRITATQTGTSVETFDDETVELEINSPREGAWQRSLTNAGWTDEGSGQFSCDPSDSAGDEVIVRTTAVQIDYS, encoded by the coding sequence ATGATCGATCGGACGTCAGGACACGACGACCGCGGCGTGACCGAACTCGTCGGCTTCGTCATCATCTTCGGGATCATCATCAGCTCCGTCGGCATCCTGTACATGACGGGCTTCAGCGCGATGGGTGACGTCCAGGATCACGAACAGACGCGCAACGCCGAACGGGCGATGGACGCCCTCGGGGAGAATTTGAACGACGTGGTCCGGTCCGAGGGGGTAACGTATCGCGCCGGCGAACTGAGCCTCCGGTCGGGGACGATCTCGTCGAATTCGACGGGGACGTGGGTCAACGTCTCGGTGGACGGTCAGAACAACCCCGTGGCGACCGCGAACGGGACGTTCAGCTACGAGTCCGGGGAGACTACGCTCTACTACGAAGGCGGAGCCATCACGAGGGATACAGCGGCCGGTGGATGGCCGATCAGCGATCCCCCGATCCGCTGTCGCTCGGACACCGCCATCGTTTCGCTGGTCGACCTCCAGGTCGACGAATCGTCAGTCACCGCCGACGGAACGCGTCGAATCACAGCTACACAGACGGGAACGAGTGTCGAGACCTTCGACGACGAGACTGTCGAACTCGAAATCAATTCGCCCCGCGAAGGTGCATGGCAGCGGTCGCTAACGAACGCAGGGTGGACGGACGAAGGAAGCGGACAATTCTCGTGCGATCCAAGCGATTCAGCTGGCGACGAGGTCATCGTCCGAACGACGGCGGTACAGATCGATTACAGTTAA
- a CDS encoding CheR family methyltransferase → MTEDGFEEICSFVEDELDFATSHYNDSYLDRRISSRIRRTDSDGYDAYFELLREDADEQAAILDSLSINVTGFFRNPDVWEGIREVLATLSSTPGSVHVWSAACADGRETYSISMLAHADPRIDESDLYILGTDISESALATARAGVYERSKTTDIDAQLSFLDDYDDYVTGRDDAVSLTDRVKRQVTFQRHDLINDDSKSGFDLVVCRNLFIYIDPAYKAPILETIGESMQPDGYLVIGKAETIPPELKSRFSIHEGRLRIYRLAGADAAARNPP, encoded by the coding sequence GTGACCGAGGACGGGTTCGAAGAGATCTGTTCCTTCGTCGAGGACGAACTCGATTTTGCGACCAGTCATTACAACGATAGCTACCTCGACCGGCGGATTTCGTCGCGGATCAGGCGAACGGACAGCGACGGATACGACGCGTACTTCGAGTTGCTCCGCGAGGACGCCGACGAACAGGCCGCAATACTGGACTCGCTCTCGATCAACGTCACCGGCTTTTTCAGAAATCCCGACGTCTGGGAGGGTATTCGCGAGGTGCTTGCAACGCTCTCGTCGACGCCGGGCTCCGTTCACGTCTGGTCTGCCGCCTGTGCGGACGGCCGCGAGACGTACTCGATTTCGATGCTGGCTCACGCGGATCCCCGTATCGACGAATCCGACCTCTACATCCTCGGGACGGACATCAGTGAGTCCGCACTGGCGACCGCCCGCGCGGGCGTGTACGAACGTTCGAAGACGACGGACATCGATGCCCAGTTATCGTTTCTGGACGACTACGACGACTACGTAACCGGTCGGGACGACGCAGTTTCTCTCACAGACCGTGTCAAACGGCAGGTCACGTTTCAACGACACGATCTGATCAACGACGATTCGAAATCAGGATTCGATCTCGTCGTCTGTCGGAACCTGTTTATCTACATCGATCCCGCCTACAAAGCGCCGATCCTCGAAACGATCGGCGAATCGATGCAGCCTGACGGATACCTCGTCATCGGAAAGGCAGAGACGATTCCGCCCGAACTCAAGTCACGCTTTAGCATTCACGAAGGTCGCCTGCGGATCTACCGGCTCGCCGGTGCTGACGCGGCGGCCAGAAACCCCCCGTGA
- a CDS encoding chemotaxis protein CheD gives MKTYGSEPGAPESVQVGISELAVSSGDDTLKSYGLGSCLAIALYDPGSSIGGLAHTMLPDGDAAENSDMKPGKYVDTAIRALLRRMVERGATYTDVEAKIAGGSDMFQFESFGEGVGERNAVAAREELEKLGVPLVDEDVGGSHGRTVEFTPGTGTLRIKGNEEIGVTEL, from the coding sequence ATGAAGACCTACGGTAGCGAACCTGGCGCACCCGAATCCGTCCAGGTTGGCATCTCCGAACTCGCGGTCTCGTCCGGGGACGATACCCTGAAGTCCTACGGCCTCGGATCGTGTCTCGCGATCGCGCTGTACGATCCCGGAAGCAGTATCGGCGGGCTCGCCCACACGATGCTCCCGGACGGTGACGCCGCGGAAAACAGCGATATGAAACCCGGGAAGTACGTCGACACGGCCATTCGTGCCTTGCTCCGTCGGATGGTCGAACGAGGGGCGACGTACACCGACGTGGAGGCGAAGATCGCCGGCGGAAGTGATATGTTTCAATTCGAGAGTTTCGGCGAGGGCGTCGGAGAGCGCAACGCCGTCGCCGCCCGCGAGGAACTGGAGAAACTTGGCGTCCCGCTCGTGGACGAAGACGTGGGTGGCAGTCACGGACGGACGGTCGAATTCACCCCGGGCACCGGGACGCTCCGCATCAAAGGCAACGAAGAAATCGGAGTGACGGAACTGTGA
- a CDS encoding chemotaxis protein CheC, producing the protein MKLDVNALGTFYRMAQEGAGLAAGRLTQMTGVDTHVGVTKLNFMRGTEIRHDFDDETQNVGVRVELSGGIDGHSILVFDRGSAETIIDALLPDTEVGLGDELSQSAVTELGQIMNNGFVDGWADVLETAIDVSTPEYASGTSSADFFGDVEAAPEADDLALVFQSHIEAVGAETGFRHYLFPEHDSMAVLLERLRTNEGIEYDKLEGFDRMAEQGAEEVAKTATTLTGIETTVEIRRLNFVSLEAIPQEVANQRLVGVAFEFDGTPSGYLLFLFDEASASEIVDAMVPTDTGSSPDEFTEMDKSAIKELGNIMASGFLDGWANVLDTTIDHSTPEFIHDIGAAAVDPIVIQLGEDQDYAFVFDTTVVADGREFDCEVYAIPDESDLERALNDLDVSKIDETPTTAEFGDIEGT; encoded by the coding sequence ATGAAACTGGACGTCAACGCGCTGGGAACGTTCTACCGCATGGCTCAAGAGGGTGCGGGCCTGGCAGCGGGGCGATTGACACAGATGACAGGTGTGGACACGCACGTGGGCGTGACCAAACTCAACTTCATGCGCGGCACCGAGATCCGTCACGATTTCGACGACGAGACGCAGAACGTCGGCGTACGCGTCGAACTCTCGGGCGGCATCGACGGCCACTCCATCCTCGTGTTCGATCGAGGGAGTGCCGAGACGATAATCGATGCGTTGCTTCCCGATACCGAGGTCGGTCTCGGTGACGAATTGAGTCAGTCTGCGGTGACCGAACTCGGCCAGATCATGAACAACGGGTTCGTCGACGGCTGGGCTGACGTCCTGGAGACGGCCATCGACGTTTCCACGCCCGAGTACGCGAGCGGGACGTCGTCGGCGGACTTCTTCGGCGACGTCGAGGCGGCTCCCGAGGCCGACGACCTGGCGCTGGTCTTCCAGAGCCACATCGAAGCGGTCGGTGCCGAAACGGGGTTCCGTCACTACCTCTTTCCCGAGCACGACTCGATGGCGGTGTTGCTCGAACGCCTTCGCACGAACGAGGGCATCGAGTACGACAAGCTCGAGGGATTCGACCGCATGGCAGAGCAGGGGGCCGAAGAAGTCGCGAAGACGGCCACGACCCTCACTGGTATCGAGACGACGGTCGAGATCCGGAGGCTGAACTTCGTCTCGCTCGAAGCCATTCCACAGGAGGTCGCAAACCAGCGCCTGGTCGGCGTCGCCTTCGAGTTCGACGGGACACCGAGTGGGTACTTGCTCTTCCTGTTCGACGAAGCGTCGGCCAGCGAAATCGTCGACGCGATGGTGCCGACGGATACCGGAAGCTCCCCGGACGAGTTCACGGAGATGGATAAAAGCGCTATCAAGGAACTCGGAAACATCATGGCGAGTGGCTTCCTGGACGGCTGGGCGAACGTCCTCGACACGACCATCGATCACTCGACACCCGAGTTCATCCACGACATCGGTGCCGCAGCGGTCGACCCCATCGTAATTCAACTCGGGGAGGACCAAGATTACGCGTTCGTCTTCGATACGACCGTCGTCGCCGACGGTCGCGAGTTCGACTGTGAAGTCTACGCGATCCCCGACGAGTCCGATCTCGAACGGGCGCTCAACGACCTGGACGTGAGCAAGATCGACGAGACGCCGACGACCGCCGAATTTGGCGACATCGAGGGAACATGA
- a CDS encoding chemotaxis protein CheC, producing MTLQVDIRKLSFINEMAKVGTNGVADNMGKLTGEDARMEVTKTNFIDVQDIKSQLDAGKRVGVRVRLLDEPHGHILILFPEASAKKITALMLRDVVDDMGNVSGKMARSAVEEMGNMMASGFIDGWADVLGRAIDTAAPQLVYAPAGDIVVRTAGLGGDDLALFFDSELSVPSYQIEAEIYAFPDLEEFVGMVNAIEPQTA from the coding sequence ATGACGCTACAAGTAGACATTCGAAAGCTGAGTTTCATAAACGAGATGGCGAAAGTCGGGACGAACGGCGTCGCCGACAACATGGGAAAGCTCACGGGCGAAGACGCCCGCATGGAGGTGACGAAGACGAACTTCATCGACGTCCAGGATATCAAATCACAACTCGACGCGGGCAAGCGCGTCGGTGTTCGCGTCAGGCTCCTCGACGAGCCCCACGGACACATCCTGATCCTGTTCCCAGAGGCCAGCGCGAAGAAGATAACCGCACTCATGCTCAGGGACGTCGTCGACGACATGGGCAACGTCTCCGGTAAGATGGCACGGAGTGCCGTCGAAGAGATGGGCAACATGATGGCCTCAGGGTTCATCGACGGCTGGGCTGACGTACTCGGTCGAGCGATCGACACCGCCGCGCCGCAGCTGGTGTACGCGCCGGCTGGCGACATCGTCGTTCGTACAGCAGGGCTGGGTGGCGACGACCTCGCGCTCTTCTTCGACTCCGAGCTCTCCGTTCCGAGTTACCAGATCGAGGCGGAGATCTACGCGTTTCCGGACTTAGAGGAGTTCGTCGGGATGGTCAACGCCATCGAACCCCAAACTGCATGA